In the Salmo trutta chromosome 33, fSalTru1.1, whole genome shotgun sequence genome, one interval contains:
- the zgc:194887 gene encoding fibrinogen-like protein 1-like protein gives MQSFGTWTVAITAALVVSLMGVHTKHLVAENTHLLTSEEHKMVLNQGMKEYPRDCYEMLMGSGSPARDGVYLIQPGDYPILAYCAMQDGGWTVVQHITVNSSVDFDRTWVEYKQGFGVLNGDHWLGNEHLHHLTRGPGRYKLGVKLVDKDAVAKIGEYDPFMVEDERSGFRLRLGLFQGSALDALTQDTENYLHDNQRFTTKDRDNDNYFQNCAKLEFQGVAGGGWWYDACAGANLNRRNVIYWQKDCNKEHLCKYAWMMVKPSDTVKVVHTGNCKKDEL, from the exons ATGCAGAGTTTTGGGACATGGACAGTGGCAATAACAGCAGCACTGGTGGTCAGTCTGATGGGAGTACACACTAAACACCTGGTAGCTGAGAACACCCATCTCCTGACCTCTGAAGAGCACAAGATGGTCCTCAACCAGGGAATGAAAG AGTACCCCAGGGACTGCTATGAGATGTTGATGGGTTCAGGGAGTCCGGCCAGAGATGGAGTGTACTTGATTCagccaggtgactaccccatccTGGCCTACTGTGCCATGCAAGATGGTGGTTGGACTGTAGTGCAGCACATCACAGTTAACAGCAGCGTGGACTTCGACCGCACCTGGGTCGAATACAAGCAGGGTTTCGGGGTGCTGAATGGTGACCACTGGCTGGGGAACGAACACCTCCACCATCTCACCCGAGGGCCAGGACGCTACAAGCTGGGGGTCAAGCTGGTGGACAAAGATGCTGTCGCCAAGATTGGCGAGTATGACCCTTTCATGGTGGAGGACGAGCGGTCTGGGTTCAGGCTGCGTCTTGGTCTGTTCCAGGGCTCTGCCTTAGACGCTCTCACCCAGGACACAGAGAACTACCTGCATGACAACCAGAGGTTTACCACCAAGGACCGAGACAACGACAACTACTTCCAAAACTGTGCTAAGCTGGAGTTCCAGGGTGTGGCGGGAGGGGGCTGGTGGTACGACGCCTGTGCTGGGGCCAACCTCAACCGCAGGAACGTCATCTACTGGCAGAAGGACTGCAACAAAGAGCACCTGTGTAAATACGCCTGGATGATGGTAAAGCCCTCAGACACAGTAAAGGTGGTCCACACTGGGAACTGTAAGAAGGATGAACTGTGA